The Deinococcus aquaticus genomic interval CGGGAGCTTTACCCGGACGTGTATGCCCGTGAGGCCGCCAAGTACGTGGGCCGCGAGGCCCTGATGCAGGAGCGCGTGGGGCGGCTGGACTGTCTGTGGAACGACGTGCTGTTCTTCTCCCCGGTGCATCCGGGGCCACTGCTGAACGCCGTGCGGGCCACTGGACGCGAGGTGCCGCCTGTCCGGTTCTGGACGCTGAGCGCGGCCGGTCTGGACCCGGCGCAGGCGTGCGTGCACCTGCCACAGCCCTGGCCGGGAGGGGTGAAGCCGGAACACGACCCGGCAGACGAACGGCCCCTGGACGCCCGGACCCTGCGGGCCGTCAGCGCGCCCCCGGCCGGGACGCTGGCGCGCCTGCACGCCCTTCCGGCCGGCGCGCCGCTGATCCTTTGGATGGACGTGCCTCACGTGCTGTACCGGGGGTCCGTGCCGCTGGGGGCGCTGGGTGAACTTCGCGCCTGACGCTCAGGGGCCCGTGAGTAACGAGGTGTCTTCGAGGTCGGGTTCCACGACTTCGTAGCGGTACAGCAGGGGTTTTTTCAGCAGGCCGCGCGGGACGCTGACGGTCGCGTGGCGGTACGGGACGCCCGTGACGGCCGTGCCGGCTGCGAATTCCTGCGTGTGCGCGCCGACCTGCGCGGCCCGGTCGCCCAGGTTCAGGTGGCCGCCGGCGCGTTCCAGCACGTCGTAGGGGTGTTCGATCAGGACCGTGAGTTTCACGGGTTGCCCGGCGAGGCTGCGCAGGGGGTTGGCGGCGCTGCTGAAGGTGGTGCGGACCGGTTCGGCCACGCGTTCGCGGGTGACTTTCATGCTCAGGGCGTACTCGCCGACGGGGAAGATCACCTCGCGGATCAGGGTGACGCCGTCACCTTCGGCCTCGCGGAAGGCGGCCAGGAGGGACTCGCGGCGGTTACGCAGCAGCGTGACGGGGGTGGCGTTGCCGCGCCCCATGGGGAAGTCGCCGCGCGTGATGAACCGTTCGGCGTGCAGCAGGGTTTCCTCGCGGGTTCGGAAGGTGCGCTGCATGACGCTCTGGTGCGGCTGCCAGTGTCCGGCCGAGTTGCGTTCGAGCCAGTCGGCCCACAGTTCAAAGTGGTCCTGAAAGCGCCAGCTGGGGTGGGTGGGCAGTGCCGGGCTCTGCTCCGCGCGGCCGTATTCGGTGCGGGCGTCACGGCCGGTGCCTTCTCGGTCCGGGGTGTCGCCTCTGCTGTTCGTTCGCGTGATCGCGCTCATTCGTCCTCCGCTGCGCCCATCATGCCTGACTGGAGGTCACTTTTGTTCAGATCGTGACATTTTCGGCAAAAGCCGCCCTGGCCGGTCGGGTGGGCACGACTGCCGTGCAGGGGTACGGGGCGGCAGAATCAGCGTCCCTGTCGGCACGCACCGGTTCGCTGCTGGAGGCAGGATCAGATCAGTTCGATCAGTTCGGCCATCAGGAAGGGCCGCAGGGTTTCCAGGGCGGCGCGCGGGGGTTCCGGGGCGCGTTCCAGCAGGGCGCGGATGCTGGCGCTGTCGGAGATCAGGTGCAGCATGCGGTACTGACCGCGCGTGACGGGCTGCGCCTCGTTCCAGCGGGCCGTGAAGCGCAGCCGCTGGTTCCAGTCGGGAAAGGCCCGCAGCAGCGGCGTCCAGGCCTCGCTGTCTTCCAGCATGCGGCGCAGGGCCGAGTCGCGCTTCAGGCTCAGGGTGCGCTGTTCGGAGCGCTGTTCGGCTTCGAAGGTGAAGTTGCCGCCGTCCAGGCTGGACAGGCACTGCAGGGCGGCGTCGCCGCGCAGGCGGCCGACCTCGGCGTGGGTGATCTCGCCCCGTTCGATCCACAGTTGACCGCCGCGGATGTGCTCGACGCTCAGGCGTCCCGAGCGCCCGCTCGCCAGGAACATCTGCATCACGGACAGAAACGGGAACACGCTCAGGTCGCCACGTACCATATGCACCAGAGTTTAGCGCAGCGTCCCGCGGCTCCGCGTGCCCCCACCGGGCGGGCGGCGTTCCGGGGGCCGGTCAGTGGGTGCGGGTCAGCAGGTGTGGGGCGCAGGTCCGGCAGGCGTGGGGGGCCGGGACGTGCGACCATCGGGGCATGACTGATCCTGCCCGCATGCCTGCCCACATGAATGACGCGCTCGAAACGCTGCTGTCGTTGTGTGCCGCCGACGCACTGGGCGCGGCAACGGAGTTCAAGTCTCTGGCGTCCATTCGCGCGCAGTACGGCGAGCGGATCCGCAGCTACCAGCCGGGAAGCGTGTTCGGGTTCGCGCCGGGCGAGGCGACCGATGACAGTCAGATGGTGGCCGCGACCCTGCTGGGGTACCGCGCGGCCGGGGCGGGCGCGCCAGACGGAGTGCCGCACCTGGCGGTGCTGTCGGCGCTGCGGGACTGGCTGGCGGCCGCGCCGCCGGACGTGGGCGGCCTGACGCGCCGGGCGCTACAGATCACCCTGCGTCAGCCGGAGCGGCTGGACGGGGGCGCGCTGGCGTGGCAGGAGAGCGGGCTGGACGGGGCCGGGAATGGCGGCCTGATGAGGATCGCGGCCCCGTTCCTGGCCGGGTTCCGGGGCGAGGCGCTGGCGCGCGAGTCGGCGGTGGTGACGGCCCTCACGCACGCCGATCCGCGCTGCGTGCACGCCTCGGTGTTCCTGACGGCTTTCCTGGAAGCCCTGGCAGGCAGTGGCTACGAGGCGGCGGTGGACGCGGCCCTGCGCGTCATGGAGCGTTTCGATGCGCGTCTGGCGCTGGTGGAGGCCGGGGTGCTGGGCGTGGACTCGCAGGCGGCGCACGCGGCGTTCCGCGAGCGGGACCGGGCGGCGCGCGGCGAGGTGCGCTCGCGGGTGCGCGCGGGACTTGCGGGGCACGTGACCTCGCAGAGCGGGTTCGTACTGGACACCCTGGAGGCGGCCGTGGCGCACGCGCGCGGCGCGGACTGGCTGGCGTGCGTGGAACCGGCGGTGCTGCTGGGCGACGACAGCGACACGGTCGCGTGCGTGGTGGGCGCCCTGATCGGCGCGCGGGGCCTGCGCGTCCCGCCGGACCTGCGGCCCGCGCTGCGGCTGGGGCACTCCTGGCCCGGCTGGGAGCGAGGCTGGCCGTGCGTGGATCACCTGGGCGGGCTGCTGCCCTGACCCTGGCCTGCACTCCGGCCCGGTACCCCTGTTCAGGGATGGGCAGGGTGGTGTATACTTTCAGGGTTGCCCGCTACGCACACCCACCTTCCGGTGGTAACAGACGTGGCGGAGGAGGCACCCATGCAGAAAGAAATCCACCCGAAAGCCGTTCCTTGCAAGATCATCTACCAGGGTAAAGTCATCATGGAAACCCTGAGCACCAAACCCGAGATCCACGTGGATGTCTGGAGCGGCGTGCACCCCTTCTGGACCGGCGAGGAGCGCTTCCTCGACACCGAAGGCCGCGTCGACAAGTTCAACAAGCGCTTCGGCGACAGCTACCGCACCAAGCGGAAGTAACCCCTCCGCTCAGTCTGCGCCCCCGCCCCCCATGGCCGGGGGCGTTCTGCTGCCCGGCCACGCCGTTCCGGGAGCCGCTGTCCGGCAGGATTCACGGCAATGCTCTATGCTCGCGGGCGTGTTGAAGTCCCCCTATCACGGCGGTCACCTGGAAGTCATCGTCGGGCCGATGTTCAGTGGCAAGAGCGAGGAACTGATCCGCCGCCTGACCCGCTCGGTGATCGCGCGGCAGAACGTGCAGGTGTTCAAACCCGCCCTGGATGACCGGTACCACGAGTCCGCCGTGGCCAGTCACGCGGGCCGCAGCGTCCGCGCGGTGGCGGTGCGCGGCGCGGCCGAGATCCGCGCGCACCTGAGTGGCGAGGGCACGCTGCTGCCGTCGGGCAGCGCGGACCTGCCGGACGTGGTCGGGATCGACGAGGTGCAGTTCATGGACCCGGCGCTGGTGCCGCTGGTCCTGGAACTGGCGGATGCGGGCGTGCGCGTGATCCTGGCGGGCCTGGACCTGGATTTCCGGGCCGAGCCGTTCGGTTTC includes:
- a CDS encoding DUF4388 domain-containing protein → MVRGDLSVFPFLSVMQMFLASGRSGRLSVEHIRGGQLWIERGEITHAEVGRLRGDAALQCLSSLDGGNFTFEAEQRSEQRTLSLKRDSALRRMLEDSEAWTPLLRAFPDWNQRLRFTARWNEAQPVTRGQYRMLHLISDSASIRALLERAPEPPRAALETLRPFLMAELIELI
- a CDS encoding ADP-ribosylglycohydrolase family protein, whose product is MTDPARMPAHMNDALETLLSLCAADALGAATEFKSLASIRAQYGERIRSYQPGSVFGFAPGEATDDSQMVAATLLGYRAAGAGAPDGVPHLAVLSALRDWLAAAPPDVGGLTRRALQITLRQPERLDGGALAWQESGLDGAGNGGLMRIAAPFLAGFRGEALARESAVVTALTHADPRCVHASVFLTAFLEALAGSGYEAAVDAALRVMERFDARLALVEAGVLGVDSQAAHAAFRERDRAARGEVRSRVRAGLAGHVTSQSGFVLDTLEAAVAHARGADWLACVEPAVLLGDDSDTVACVVGALIGARGLRVPPDLRPALRLGHSWPGWERGWPCVDHLGGLLP
- the rpmE gene encoding 50S ribosomal protein L31, which gives rise to MQKEIHPKAVPCKIIYQGKVIMETLSTKPEIHVDVWSGVHPFWTGEERFLDTEGRVDKFNKRFGDSYRTKRK
- a CDS encoding thymidine kinase: MLKSPYHGGHLEVIVGPMFSGKSEELIRRLTRSVIARQNVQVFKPALDDRYHESAVASHAGRSVRAVAVRGAAEIRAHLSGEGTLLPSGSADLPDVVGIDEVQFMDPALVPLVLELADAGVRVILAGLDLDFRAEPFGFIPELLARAETVEKLTAICTVCGAPATRSQRLIGGEPARFDDPVVLVGAQESYEARCRVHHVVRPPSGTA